From the Jilunia laotingensis genome, the window GGCTGAAGAGATAGATGTAAAAAATGTACTTCCCGAATATCCGCGTCCGATTATGGAACGTAGTGATTGGAAAAATCTGAACGGACTTTGGAACTATGCGATTACCGAAGTTGGTAAATCGGCAATGCCTGCCACTTTCGATGGACAGATTCTGGTGCCCTTTGCCGTAGAGTCTTCGCTTTCTGGAGTCGGTAAAACGGTAGGAGCTGAAAAAGAACTTTGGTATCAACGTACTTTCGATGTACCTCAGGCATGGAAAAATAAGAAAGTGTTGCTCCACTTTGGTGCGGTGGACTGGAAAACGGATGTATGGGTAAACGATGTGAAGGTCGGTAGCCATACGGGAGGCTTTACTCCGTTTGCTTTCGATGTGACTGCTGCGCTGAATAATAAGGGGGATAATAAACTCGTTGTGAAAGTTTGGGATCCAACTGACGATGGTTATCAACCTCGTGGAAAACAGGTGAAACGTCCGGAGGGTATCTGGTATACGCCCGTAACAGGTATCTGGCAGACGGTTTGGTTGGAACCGGTGGCTAATCATTATATTACCGATCTGCGTATGACTCCGGATATCGACAAGAATACTTTGTCGGTCAAGGTTAGCACGGACAATGTTCATCCTTCTGACATAGTTGAAGTGAAAGTGTTCGATGGAACTCAGTTGGTAGCTACAGGCAAGAGCATCAATGGAGAAACGGTTGAGGTTGCAATGCCGGAAAATGTAAAACTGTGGAGTCCGGATTCTCCTTTCCTATATACTTTGAAAGTGGCTCTGAAGAATGGCGGCAAGCTGGTGGATGAAGTGAACAGTTACACTGCTATGCGTAAATATTCAACCAAGCGTGACGCCAACGGCATCGTACGTTTTGAATTGAACAACAAACCACAATTCCAATTCGGTCCGCTCGATCAAGGATGGTGGCCTGACGGTCTGTATACTGCTCCTACGGATGAAGCACTGTTGTATGATGTGCAGAAAACGAAAGATTTCGGTTATAATATGATTCGTAAGCACATCAAAGTGGAACCGGCCCGTTGGTATACACATTGTGACCAGGTAGGAATCATCGTATGGCAGGATATGCCGAGTGGTGACCGCAATCCTCAATGGCAGAACCGCCAGTACTTTAACGGAACGGAGATGAAGCGTTCGGCAGAGTCTGAAGCATGTTATCGTAAAGAGTGGAAAGAGATCATGGATTGTCTTTATTCTTATCCATGTATCGGTACATGGGTGCCGTTCAACGAGGCATGGGGACAATTTAAAACTCCGGAGATTGTGGAATGGACAAAACAATATGATCCCACACGTCTTGTGAATCCGGCCAGTGGGGGCAATCATTATACTTGCGGTGATATGCTCGACCTTCATAACTACCCTGCTCCCGACATGTATCTGTATGATGCACAACGTGCCAATGTCTTGGGTGAATATGGTGGTATTGGTCTTGTTTTGAAGGATCATATCTGGGAACCGAACCGTAACTGGGGTTATGTTCAGTTCAATTCTTCAGATGAAGTAACCGATGAATATGTCAAATACGCCAATAAATTATACGATCTGATAGCACGCGGATTTACGGCTGCTGTTTATACGCAGACTACGGATGTCGAAGTAGAAGTGAACGGTTTGATGACTTATGATAGAAAAGTGATTAAATTGAATGAACAGAAGCTAAAGGCTATCAACAAAAAGATCGTCGATTCGTTGAATAAATGAAATTAGTTTATCTGTGGTATATAAGTATTTATATTTAAGGAAAAAGATTGGTGAAGCTGTCCCGGATTACCGGGGCAGCTTTTTTAAATGTAGGATGAACATGTGATACTGGTTTCGTTCTAAAAACTATTCCTGTCAGTCGCTATTTGCACCTGTTTAAGATACCATTTAATCTCATTAAATTTTCTGACAGACCTTTCTTCTCCCTTCTCGGTTTTCCTATCTCCCGTCATTTGAATCCTAATTTCTTTAGTCCTGCCTGCACATCGGGATGGCTCATGAAGAGCTTCCACAGAAGACCGCTCCGATAATTTTCGATCATGACAGCGATGGGGCCTTGGTCTATAGCAAGATAACGTTGAGGATACCAATCGTCCGTTTCGCTGAAGGCATCGTAGAATCCGTAGGGACCGAAAAGTTTGTCGCCCATGTTGTAAAGATGACGCATGACTTGCAAGGAATATTCGGGTGTATAAACAATGGAAGAGAGGGCAGCGGTGGGCGAGATCACTCCGGCATCTTCCCGTTCGTTCGGTGCGTGGGCTGCGTATCCGTTCACGGAATAACTGGCTGTCAACCCCCAGCAGTCCGGACCGAATCCTTTGTAATGTTTCGGGTTGCGGATGCAGTAAGCGCGGTTGACGAGTGTAAGATTGCGCATCTCGTTAAAATAACTCGGGCAATATTCATCTTTTAATCCAACGGGATCGAGACCGAGGAATGAGTATTGTGCCCAAAACAACGGCCCGGCTTCAGTACCTTGATAACGAAGATGAAGTTCGATGCCTTCTACTTTATGCGGAGATACGATGGCACCGTTCTGCGCCCAGCCATCATGATAAACGGTAGCAGGTACTCCATGCGTAGGGGAAGCTGCTGCGAGGATATACATGATGAGACATTCATTATAGCCATGTACCGGGAAGTCCATGTCCCAGCCGTATTCAGGACTCCAATGCCAGTAAAGCACATTTTGATCCCCCCGGCGGTACCAGTTCCAGTCTACTTCACGCCAGAGCTTGTCGATTCTTGCTGCCAGCACTTTTTCTTGATTACTACCGTTGACGTAATATTGATGGACGGCAAGTAACCCCTGCATGAGGAAAGCTGTTTCCACCAAATCTCCGCCATTGTCTTTCTTCCCGAAAGGTTTTACCTTGCCGGTTGCCCCATACCACCAGTGTGGGGATGCTCCCTTGAAGCGGTCGGCACGTTCGAGGAAAGATACTATCTTTTCCATCCGTGTCCGTCCTTCGTCACGGGATATGTAACCACGGTCGATTCCGGCAAGAATAGCCATAATACCGAAGCCGCTCCCACCGGAAGTAACTACGTCCGGACCACCGGCAGGGTATATCCCGTCCATGTGGATACGTTCGGGCGCGAGTCCGCTGTTAGGTTCGGCACCGTCCCAGAAGTAACGGAAAGTTCTGCGTTGTACGGTGTCCAAAAGGGCATCCGTTGTGAGTGTATCGGCCGGTGAGGCTGACTCCTTCTGCCCGGCTTTCTTACTATTCCCGCAAGAGGAGATGCTAAGGAGCAGGAGGGCAGAGAGTATATAGATGTTTATTGACTTCATATGGTTAGTCTTAAAGGATGAATACTTTGGTTTAAAGGTAAAGAGGCTTTGAGTAGAACCTTCCTATGTTAAACATGGGGGTGTCTCACTGCGAAACATGGGGATGTTTCACTGCGAAACATGGGGATGTCTAACATGCTCTCCCTACGGGATAAATAGAGGAAGGTTGCGAGAAAGGCATCGAAGCACTACGATTAATACTATAGATGATTACAAGATCTTAAACAAAGCCGTTGCCTCTTTGCTTTCA encodes:
- a CDS encoding glycoside hydrolase family 2 protein is translated as MKKNFYLSLLLALCATTTFAQWKPAGDRIKTKWAEEIDVKNVLPEYPRPIMERSDWKNLNGLWNYAITEVGKSAMPATFDGQILVPFAVESSLSGVGKTVGAEKELWYQRTFDVPQAWKNKKVLLHFGAVDWKTDVWVNDVKVGSHTGGFTPFAFDVTAALNNKGDNKLVVKVWDPTDDGYQPRGKQVKRPEGIWYTPVTGIWQTVWLEPVANHYITDLRMTPDIDKNTLSVKVSTDNVHPSDIVEVKVFDGTQLVATGKSINGETVEVAMPENVKLWSPDSPFLYTLKVALKNGGKLVDEVNSYTAMRKYSTKRDANGIVRFELNNKPQFQFGPLDQGWWPDGLYTAPTDEALLYDVQKTKDFGYNMIRKHIKVEPARWYTHCDQVGIIVWQDMPSGDRNPQWQNRQYFNGTEMKRSAESEACYRKEWKEIMDCLYSYPCIGTWVPFNEAWGQFKTPEIVEWTKQYDPTRLVNPASGGNHYTCGDMLDLHNYPAPDMYLYDAQRANVLGEYGGIGLVLKDHIWEPNRNWGYVQFNSSDEVTDEYVKYANKLYDLIARGFTAAVYTQTTDVEVEVNGLMTYDRKVIKLNEQKLKAINKKIVDSLNK
- a CDS encoding glucoamylase family protein; amino-acid sequence: MKSINIYILSALLLLSISSCGNSKKAGQKESASPADTLTTDALLDTVQRRTFRYFWDGAEPNSGLAPERIHMDGIYPAGGPDVVTSGGSGFGIMAILAGIDRGYISRDEGRTRMEKIVSFLERADRFKGASPHWWYGATGKVKPFGKKDNGGDLVETAFLMQGLLAVHQYYVNGSNQEKVLAARIDKLWREVDWNWYRRGDQNVLYWHWSPEYGWDMDFPVHGYNECLIMYILAAASPTHGVPATVYHDGWAQNGAIVSPHKVEGIELHLRYQGTEAGPLFWAQYSFLGLDPVGLKDEYCPSYFNEMRNLTLVNRAYCIRNPKHYKGFGPDCWGLTASYSVNGYAAHAPNEREDAGVISPTAALSSIVYTPEYSLQVMRHLYNMGDKLFGPYGFYDAFSETDDWYPQRYLAIDQGPIAVMIENYRSGLLWKLFMSHPDVQAGLKKLGFK